A window of the Arachis duranensis cultivar V14167 chromosome 5, aradu.V14167.gnm2.J7QH, whole genome shotgun sequence genome harbors these coding sequences:
- the LOC107488263 gene encoding AT-hook motif nuclear-localized protein 5: protein MDGREAMSFSGGPASFYIHRGGGGGGGGGGVGGSRTPTQPQPGGFQGPPGFRAVSNVRGAGGPGPAASAFSPEPQHPNFGHGISIGSSSPGGGGGGGGGSGAPPPSSGEPVKKKRGRPRKYGPGGPVSLRLSATANSSPGSGTPLEKKRRGRPPGSGRKQQLASLGEWMNSSAGMAFSPHVISVEPGEDIVAKLLSFAQQRPRAVCIMSGTGIVSSVTMRQPASNTVSVTYEGRFQILCLSGSYLVADDGGARSRTGGISVSLSSPEGHVIGGGVAVLIAATPVQVVVCSFVYGGSSKAKPKQVTSTKDSGSEPQSSDKLASPASAPPPNQNYNSSSSAVAIWPGSQPADLKSAHPHTGIDLTRG, encoded by the exons ATGGATGGGCGAGAAGCAATGTCATTCTCTGGCGGCCCTGCCTCATTCTACATAcatagaggaggaggaggaggaggaggaggaggaggtgttGGTGGTTCTCGAACACCAACACAGCCACAACCCGGAGGCTTCCAAGGACCTCCTGGGTTCCGGGCTGTCTCAAACGTGAGAGGTGCTGGTGGCCCTGGTCCTGCTGCTTCTGCATTCTCACCAGAGCCTCAGCATCCTAATTTTGGTCATGGAATCAGCATAGGTTCCTCCTCccctggtggtggtggtggtggtggtggtggtagtggtgCACCTCCTCCATCTTCAGGGGAGCCtgtaaagaagaaaagagggagGCCAAGAAAGTATGGTCCTGGTGGACCTGTTTCTTTGAGGCTCTCTGCCACTGCTAATTCATCTCCTGGCTCCGGTACTCCCTTGGAAAAGAAGCGGCGCGGACGCCCCCCTGGAAGTGGAAGGAAGCAACAGCTAGCTTCTCTAG GTGAATGGATGAACAGTTCTGCAGGGATGGCCTTCTCACCTCATGTTATAAGTGTTGAACCTGGGGAG GACATTGTAGCCAAGTTATTGTCATTTGCACAGCAGAGACCAAGGGCTGTATGCATAATGTCTGGTACTGGGATAGTTTCTTCGGTCACTATGCGTCAACCTGCTTCTAATACTGTCAGTGTTACTTATGAG GGacgatttcaaattttatgctTGTCTGGTTCTTATTTGGTTGCGGACGATGGTGGAGCTCGTAGTAGAACAGGCGGCATCAGTGTTTCCCTTTCTAGTCCTGAGGGTCATGTTATTGGTGGTGGCGTTGCTGTGCTTATTGCCGCAACCCCAGTGCAG GTGGTAGTATGCAGTTTTGTATATGGTGGCAGCTCCAAGGCAAAGCCTAAGCAAGTGACAAGCACAAAAGATAGTGGTTCAGAGCCTCAAAGTAGCGACAAGTTAGCTTCTCCGGCAAGTGCACCTCCTCCTAATCAAAACTACAACTCATCTTCATCTGCGGTAGCCATTTGGCCTGGTTCGCAGCCGGCTGATCTTAAAAGTGCACATCCACACACTGGTATTGACCTGACACGTGGATGA
- the LOC107488265 gene encoding uncharacterized protein LOC107488265 isoform X1, producing MRQVKALQLFHDLVNKNEPARLLGLDVGDKYVGLALSDFQNKIASPFSVLVRKKSNIDLMASDFETLISKYSLKGFVVGLPFSCHRVSTDAAQVKVLIDALSRTKKLQGLKYTYWNESFTSKNVELLLRPLNLNNAVHSKTMLDKFAAVGILQGYLDYVNRKMKLMETESLSAGRHEPDIHLENCCCKGVSTKV from the exons ATGAGGCAGGTGAAGGCGCTTCAACTGTTTCATGATTTGGTGAACAAGAATGAACCAGCTCGGTTGCTTGGTTTGGATGTCGGTGATAAATACGTTGGTCTTGCTCTTTCCGACTTCCAGAACAAGATTGCTTCACCCTTCAG TGTTCTGGTCAGGAAGAAATCAAATATTGATTTAATGGCTTCCGATTTCGAGACTCTA ATCTCTAAATATTCATTGAAGGGCTTTGTTGTTGGCCTCCCTTTCAGCTGTCACCGTGTTTCGACTGAT GCTGCACAAGTGAAGGTCTTAATTGATGCCCTTTCTAGAACTAAAAAACTTCAAGGTCTGAAATATACTTATTGGAACGAGTCTTTCACGTCAAAG AATGTTGAATTGCTCTTAAGGCCTTTGAACTTGAATAATGCAGTTCATTCCAAGACTATGCTCGACAAATTTGCTGCTGTAGGGATACTCCAG GGATACCTGGATTATGTTAACAGAAAAATGAAGTTAATGGAAACAGA ATCTCTTTCTGCAGGTAGGCATGAGCCAGATATCCATTTAGAAAACTGTTGTTGTAAAG GTGTAAGCACCAAAGTGTAG
- the LOC107488265 gene encoding uncharacterized protein LOC107488265 isoform X2 yields the protein MRQVKALQLFHDLVNKNEPARLLGLDVGDKYVGLALSDFQNKIASPFSVLVRKKSNIDLMASDFETLISKYSLKGFVVGLPFSCHRVSTDAAQVKVLIDALSRTKKLQGLKYTYWNESFTSKNVELLLRPLNLNNAVHSKTMLDKFAAVGILQGYLDYVNRKMKLMETE from the exons ATGAGGCAGGTGAAGGCGCTTCAACTGTTTCATGATTTGGTGAACAAGAATGAACCAGCTCGGTTGCTTGGTTTGGATGTCGGTGATAAATACGTTGGTCTTGCTCTTTCCGACTTCCAGAACAAGATTGCTTCACCCTTCAG TGTTCTGGTCAGGAAGAAATCAAATATTGATTTAATGGCTTCCGATTTCGAGACTCTA ATCTCTAAATATTCATTGAAGGGCTTTGTTGTTGGCCTCCCTTTCAGCTGTCACCGTGTTTCGACTGAT GCTGCACAAGTGAAGGTCTTAATTGATGCCCTTTCTAGAACTAAAAAACTTCAAGGTCTGAAATATACTTATTGGAACGAGTCTTTCACGTCAAAG AATGTTGAATTGCTCTTAAGGCCTTTGAACTTGAATAATGCAGTTCATTCCAAGACTATGCTCGACAAATTTGCTGCTGTAGGGATACTCCAG GGATACCTGGATTATGTTAACAGAAAAATGAAGTTAATGGAAACAGA GTAG